In Phaeobacter piscinae, one genomic interval encodes:
- a CDS encoding imelysin family protein yields the protein MTSHFLAGTAVAALATVAAPAFAADKAEVLTTYANIAHAKYQDSLDTAKTLQTAVDALIAEPSAEALEAARKAWLAARVPYQQSEVFRFGNAIVDDWEGKVNAWPLDEGLIDYVDASYGGPTDENTLAALNIVANPSFELSGKSIDASAITPALLEGTLHEADGVEANVATGYHAIEFLLWGQDLNGTDHGAGNRAWTDYAAGEDCTNGNCDRRGEYLKAATDLLISDLEWMTAQWGSEGEARGTLLSDENAGITAMLTGMGSLSYGETAGERMRLGLMLNDPEEEHDCFSDNTHNSHYYDGLGVQNVYLGEYIRTDGSMVSGASLSDLVQEIDPALDGEMRSKLSTTMRALGQIKTAAEAGFSYDQMLEQGNEAGEALVMGGVNGLVDQTRSIERVVTALDLDGVAIEGSDSLDNPTAVFQ from the coding sequence ATGACATCGCATTTTCTCGCAGGTACCGCTGTTGCAGCGCTCGCCACAGTTGCGGCTCCCGCTTTTGCGGCAGACAAGGCTGAGGTGCTGACCACCTACGCAAACATTGCGCACGCCAAATATCAGGACAGCCTGGACACGGCCAAGACCCTGCAGACCGCCGTTGACGCGCTGATCGCCGAACCTTCGGCTGAGGCACTGGAGGCCGCGCGCAAGGCCTGGCTCGCCGCCCGCGTGCCTTATCAGCAGTCCGAGGTCTTCCGCTTTGGCAACGCCATCGTCGATGACTGGGAAGGCAAAGTGAACGCATGGCCGCTGGACGAAGGCCTGATTGATTATGTCGATGCCAGCTACGGCGGTCCGACCGATGAAAACACCCTTGCGGCGCTGAACATTGTTGCCAACCCCAGCTTTGAGCTGTCCGGCAAATCCATCGACGCCAGCGCCATCACGCCTGCGCTGCTCGAGGGCACTCTGCACGAAGCCGACGGCGTCGAGGCGAATGTGGCAACCGGCTATCACGCCATCGAATTCCTGCTCTGGGGTCAGGACCTGAACGGCACCGACCACGGCGCTGGCAACCGCGCCTGGACCGACTATGCTGCAGGCGAAGACTGCACCAACGGCAACTGCGACCGCCGCGGTGAATACCTGAAGGCGGCGACCGATCTGCTGATCTCCGATCTGGAGTGGATGACCGCACAATGGGGCTCCGAAGGCGAAGCCCGCGGCACGCTTTTGTCGGATGAAAACGCAGGCATCACCGCCATGCTGACCGGCATGGGCTCGCTCTCCTACGGCGAAACCGCTGGTGAGCGTATGCGCCTTGGCCTGATGCTGAACGATCCTGAGGAAGAGCATGATTGCTTCTCCGACAACACCCACAACAGCCATTACTACGATGGTCTGGGCGTGCAGAACGTCTATCTGGGCGAATACATCCGCACCGACGGCAGCATGGTTTCCGGCGCGTCGCTCTCCGATCTGGTGCAGGAGATCGACCCGGCACTGGACGGCGAGATGCGCAGCAAGCTCTCGACCACCATGCGCGCTCTGGGTCAGATCAAGACCGCAGCCGAGGCTGGTTTCTCCTACGACCAGATGCTGGAACAGGGCAATGAAGCAGGCGAAGCGCTGGTCATGGGCGGCGTCAACGGTCTGGTCGATCAGACCCGCTCCATCGAACGGGTGGTGACGGCGCTGGATCTGGATGGCGTCGCCATCGAAGGTTCCGACTCGCTCGACAACCCCACGGCCGTTTTCCAGTAA
- the hemP gene encoding hemin uptake protein HemP: MNQMTFDHAATTTTAATEVFPTYHAEELARGGNQARILLNGQIYSLRITRAGKLILTK; this comes from the coding sequence ATGAACCAGATGACTTTTGACCACGCCGCCACCACCACAACCGCAGCCACCGAAGTTTTCCCGACCTACCACGCCGAGGAACTCGCCCGTGGCGGTAACCAGGCTCGCATCCTGCTCAATGGCCAGATCTACAGCCTGCGGATCACCCGCGCCGGAAAGCTGATCCTGACAAAATGA
- a CDS encoding LysR family transcriptional regulator: protein MDRLQNIETFAEVAGQLSFAAAARRLGLPASTVTSRIRSLEQSLGVRLLDRTTRRVALTPAGALFLDRCRRALDEIDAARDLVAAEAKASGLLRLSVPTALPMAPLAALTSDFLRDYPQISITITVDDTPADFMADGIDLALRGNRPGSDSLIARVLSQTPVVLAAPPGQLANDDLPILGPLARHLTDRREVGRIACESFALALELVRSGAARGCFPRPMCDAGHASGQLDLAPPPAGVETQLTLYLVYPDRRPLPQRLRLFIDRLVAAYSSP, encoded by the coding sequence ATGGATCGTCTTCAAAACATCGAAACCTTTGCCGAGGTTGCGGGTCAGCTCAGCTTTGCCGCGGCTGCGCGCCGCCTCGGGCTGCCCGCCTCTACGGTCACCAGCCGCATTCGCAGCCTGGAACAAAGCCTGGGGGTGCGCCTGCTGGATCGCACCACCCGGCGCGTGGCGCTGACGCCGGCCGGCGCGCTGTTTCTGGACCGCTGCCGCCGCGCGCTGGACGAGATCGACGCCGCCCGCGATCTGGTTGCCGCGGAGGCCAAGGCCAGCGGCCTGCTGCGCCTCTCGGTGCCCACGGCGCTGCCGATGGCGCCACTGGCGGCGCTGACGTCGGACTTCCTGCGCGATTATCCGCAGATCTCGATCACCATAACGGTGGATGACACCCCAGCCGATTTCATGGCCGATGGCATTGATCTTGCGCTGCGCGGCAACCGTCCGGGCAGCGACAGCCTGATTGCCCGTGTGCTGTCTCAGACGCCAGTGGTGCTGGCAGCGCCGCCGGGACAGCTGGCAAATGACGACCTGCCAATTCTCGGCCCGCTGGCGCGGCACCTGACGGACCGGCGCGAAGTGGGCCGCATTGCCTGCGAATCCTTTGCGCTCGCTCTGGAACTGGTTCGCTCCGGCGCGGCACGTGGCTGTTTTCCGCGCCCGATGTGTGATGCGGGCCATGCCTCGGGGCAGCTGGATCTTGCCCCGCCGCCTGCCGGCGTGGAAACCCAGCTCACGCTGTATCTGGTTTACCCGGACCGCCGTCCGCTGCCGCAGCGGCTGCGGCTCTTCATTGACAGGCTGGTAGCGGCTTACAGTTCGCCCTGA
- a CDS encoding MBL fold metallo-hydrolase: MNRRQVLKSGAALTLSGGLPAVARAAQPDVSLRWLGGAMLEIEAAGLRVLTDPCLGEGPEAFVMGDPNEMFDLARGPNVKPHARLTPFPGLRHDRYDLVLLSHAHEDHFDQAAQAWLDPQLPMLVPEHDLAAVRQKGFAASALAHGETRRIEGPEGVLRITAMPAVHSENPEVARLLGLGNGYLIEVETGLGVTRIYWAGDSFLVPPVWQALRAAQVAGAGLLDVFIPHLGAVGGAGALGQISMDGAQAADFAQRLAPKAVLPIHHSTYALYREGPEVMRQHHAELAPHWQLRMPREGAPIQL, translated from the coding sequence ATGAACAGACGTCAAGTGTTGAAGAGCGGCGCGGCCCTGACCCTGAGCGGCGGCTTGCCCGCTGTGGCGCGGGCGGCGCAGCCGGATGTGTCGCTGCGCTGGTTGGGCGGGGCCATGCTGGAGATTGAGGCTGCGGGGCTTCGGGTGCTGACAGATCCCTGTCTGGGCGAGGGGCCTGAGGCTTTTGTCATGGGGGATCCGAATGAGATGTTCGATCTCGCGCGCGGGCCGAACGTCAAACCACACGCGAGGCTCACCCCGTTTCCGGGGCTGCGCCACGACCGCTATGATCTGGTGCTGCTAAGCCACGCCCATGAGGATCATTTCGATCAGGCGGCGCAAGCCTGGCTGGACCCGCAGCTGCCGATGCTGGTGCCCGAGCATGACCTTGCAGCGGTGCGGCAGAAGGGGTTTGCCGCCAGCGCGCTGGCCCATGGCGAGACGCGGCGGATCGAAGGACCTGAGGGGGTGCTGCGGATCACGGCCATGCCTGCGGTCCATTCAGAAAACCCGGAGGTGGCGCGGTTGCTGGGGCTCGGCAACGGCTATCTGATCGAGGTGGAGACGGGCTTGGGCGTGACGCGGATCTATTGGGCAGGGGACAGTTTTCTGGTGCCGCCGGTCTGGCAGGCTCTGCGCGCGGCGCAGGTTGCGGGGGCGGGTCTGCTTGATGTCTTTATCCCGCATCTGGGCGCGGTTGGCGGGGCGGGCGCGCTAGGGCAGATCTCCATGGATGGGGCGCAGGCGGCAGATTTTGCGCAGCGGCTGGCGCCAAAGGCGGTTCTGCCGATCCATCATTCGACCTATGCGCTCTACCGGGAAGGGCCGGAGGTGATGCGGCAGCACCATGCGGAGCTGGCCCCGCACTGGCAGCTGCGGATGCCGCGGGAGGGGGCGCCGATCCAGCTTTGA
- the metG gene encoding methionine--tRNA ligase — translation MARFLITSAIPYINGIKHLGNLVGSQLPADLYARYQRARGHEVMFLCATDEHGTPAELAAAKAGKPVADYCAEMHEVQAGIAKGFGLSFDHFGRSSSPQNHALTQHFAGKLAEQGLIREVTEKQVYSHADGRFLPDRYIEGTCPNCGYERARGDQCEECTKQLDPTDLIDPRSAISGSTDLEVRETKHLYLCQSQLKDQLDAWIDSKSDWPVLTTSIAKKWLHDGDGLQDRGITRDLDWGVPVKKGDQDWPGMEGKVFYVWFDAPIEYIAASREWADANGKSDADWQRWWRTDKGADDVKYVQFMGKDNVPFHTLSFPATILGSGEPWKMVDHLKSFNYLNYDGGQFSTSQGRGVFMDQALEILPADYWRWWLLSHAPESSDSEFTWENFQQSVNKDLADVLGNFVSRITKFCRSKYGEEVPAGNDYGEAEQALIDEISTRVTAYEGHMAAMDVRKSAQELRAIWVAGNEYLQSVAPWSVFKTDPDQAAAQVRLGLNLIRLYAVLSAPFIPDATERLLAALQTEDRSWPDDVAAALSALPAGHAFTVPEVLFAKITDEQREEWQERFSGTRD, via the coding sequence ATGGCGCGCTTTCTCATTACCTCGGCGATCCCCTATATCAACGGGATCAAGCATCTGGGCAATCTGGTCGGCAGCCAGCTGCCCGCAGATCTCTATGCTCGCTACCAGCGCGCACGCGGCCATGAGGTGATGTTCCTCTGCGCCACCGACGAACATGGCACCCCCGCCGAGCTGGCCGCCGCCAAGGCAGGCAAGCCGGTGGCTGACTATTGCGCCGAAATGCATGAGGTGCAGGCCGGCATCGCCAAAGGGTTCGGCCTCAGCTTTGACCATTTCGGGCGCTCCTCCAGCCCGCAGAACCACGCGCTGACCCAGCATTTCGCAGGCAAGCTGGCCGAGCAGGGGCTGATCCGCGAAGTCACCGAAAAACAGGTCTACTCCCACGCCGATGGCCGCTTCCTGCCCGACCGCTACATTGAGGGCACCTGCCCCAACTGCGGCTATGAACGCGCCCGCGGCGACCAGTGCGAGGAATGCACCAAGCAGCTGGACCCCACCGATCTGATCGATCCGCGCTCCGCGATTTCCGGCTCCACCGATCTGGAAGTGCGCGAGACCAAACACCTGTATCTGTGCCAGTCGCAATTGAAGGATCAGCTGGACGCCTGGATCGACAGCAAATCCGACTGGCCGGTGCTGACCACCTCCATCGCCAAGAAATGGCTGCATGATGGCGATGGGCTTCAGGACCGGGGCATCACCCGTGATCTCGACTGGGGTGTACCGGTCAAAAAGGGCGATCAGGACTGGCCCGGTATGGAGGGCAAGGTGTTCTACGTCTGGTTCGACGCCCCCATCGAATATATTGCCGCCTCCCGCGAATGGGCTGACGCCAACGGCAAATCCGACGCCGACTGGCAGCGCTGGTGGCGCACAGATAAGGGCGCCGATGATGTGAAATACGTCCAGTTCATGGGCAAGGACAACGTCCCCTTCCACACCTTGTCGTTCCCGGCCACCATCCTTGGTTCCGGCGAGCCGTGGAAGATGGTCGACCACCTGAAATCCTTCAACTACCTGAACTACGATGGCGGCCAGTTCTCCACCTCGCAGGGGCGCGGCGTGTTCATGGATCAGGCGCTGGAAATCCTGCCCGCTGATTACTGGCGCTGGTGGCTGCTATCCCACGCCCCGGAAAGCAGCGATTCCGAATTCACCTGGGAGAACTTCCAGCAATCTGTGAACAAGGATCTGGCGGACGTGCTGGGCAATTTCGTCAGCCGCATCACCAAATTCTGCCGCTCCAAATACGGCGAGGAAGTCCCAGCGGGCAATGACTACGGCGAGGCCGAACAGGCCCTGATTGATGAGATCAGCACCCGCGTCACCGCCTATGAGGGCCATATGGCCGCCATGGACGTGCGCAAATCCGCGCAGGAGCTGCGGGCGATCTGGGTTGCGGGCAATGAATACCTGCAATCCGTGGCGCCCTGGTCCGTCTTTAAAACCGACCCCGATCAGGCCGCCGCTCAGGTGCGCCTTGGCCTCAACCTGATCCGTCTCTACGCGGTGCTGTCGGCCCCGTTCATCCCCGATGCGACCGAGCGTCTGCTGGCCGCCCTCCAGACCGAGGATCGCAGCTGGCCCGACGATGTGGCCGCCGCCCTCTCCGCGCTGCCCGCAGGTCACGCCTTCACCGTGCCGGAGGTGCTCTTTGCCAAAATCACCGACGAGCAGCGCGAGGAATGGCAGGAACGCTTCTCCGGCACCCGCGACTGA
- a CDS encoding MFS transporter: MRMMISFAALFLSVILLQLSTGGVGPLDALSGLTLGFDKEQIGFLGSAHFLGFFIGCWWVPRLMGNVGHSRAFAVCTALGAMGLIGHTLTEDPLAWAAMRIASGLCVAGCYTVIESWLNAKVTNETRGRAMGSYRIVDLSASLVAQLLIAVLPPAAYVSYNLLAILCCAALLPLTMTKVSQPDIPDAPRLRPKLAWACSPLAVAGVIVAALSSASFRMVGPIYGQEVGLEVGQIAFFLATFVLGGALAQYPLGWLADKYDRRWVLIWLSVVAILSCGVTMAASGMGTLAVMASAAFFGFTTMPIFSVSAAHANDFATSQQRIELAAALMFFYALGAIASPLISSALIENYGPGALFAFVAVGHLGLIVFGLARMRARPAPEDRTRYVYAPRTSFTIGRLLKRSRERR; this comes from the coding sequence ATGCGGATGATGATTTCCTTTGCGGCGCTGTTTCTCTCTGTGATCCTATTGCAGCTGTCGACCGGCGGCGTGGGTCCCTTGGATGCGCTCTCCGGTCTGACACTGGGATTTGACAAGGAACAGATCGGCTTTCTCGGTTCGGCGCATTTCCTGGGGTTTTTCATCGGCTGCTGGTGGGTGCCGCGCCTGATGGGCAATGTCGGCCACAGCCGGGCCTTTGCCGTCTGTACCGCCCTTGGCGCGATGGGGCTGATCGGCCACACGCTGACAGAGGATCCGCTGGCCTGGGCCGCAATGCGGATCGCCTCCGGCCTCTGTGTGGCAGGCTGCTATACGGTGATCGAATCCTGGCTCAACGCCAAGGTCACCAATGAAACCCGTGGTCGGGCCATGGGGTCATATCGGATCGTGGACCTCTCCGCCTCGCTGGTGGCGCAGCTGCTGATCGCAGTGCTGCCGCCTGCCGCCTATGTGTCCTATAACCTGCTGGCGATCCTCTGCTGCGCGGCGCTCTTGCCGCTCACCATGACCAAGGTCAGCCAGCCCGACATCCCCGATGCGCCTAGGCTGCGCCCAAAACTCGCCTGGGCCTGCTCACCCCTGGCGGTTGCCGGTGTGATCGTCGCCGCGCTCAGTTCCGCGTCCTTCCGCATGGTTGGTCCGATCTACGGGCAAGAGGTCGGGCTGGAGGTTGGGCAGATCGCCTTCTTCCTTGCCACCTTCGTGCTTGGCGGCGCGCTGGCGCAGTACCCGCTGGGTTGGTTGGCGGATAAATACGACCGTCGCTGGGTGCTGATCTGGCTGTCCGTGGTGGCGATCCTGTCCTGCGGCGTCACCATGGCTGCCAGCGGCATGGGCACTCTCGCAGTGATGGCCTCTGCCGCCTTCTTCGGCTTCACCACCATGCCGATCTTCTCGGTCTCTGCTGCCCACGCCAATGATTTTGCCACCTCGCAGCAGCGGATTGAACTGGCCGCCGCGCTGATGTTCTTCTACGCCCTTGGCGCCATCGCCTCGCCGCTGATCTCCTCGGCCCTGATCGAAAACTACGGCCCCGGCGCGCTCTTTGCCTTTGTTGCGGTGGGCCATCTCGGGCTGATCGTCTTTGGCCTCGCGCGGATGCGCGCCCGCCCCGCGCCGGAGGATCGCACCCGCTACGTCTATGCGCCGCGCACCTCCTTCACCATCGGCCGCCTGCTCAAACGCTCCCGAGAGCGGCGCTAG
- a CDS encoding rhodanese-like domain-containing protein, whose amino-acid sequence MPQTITKGVKTLLEEANAIVDTMSIDTAKSAVSDDAYVFIDLRDIRELQASGMIPGAFSCPRGMLEFWIDPDSPYHKPVFNQDKTYVFYCASAWRSALAAKAAMEMGLTPVMHLEGGFTAWSKAGGEIAQRDD is encoded by the coding sequence ATGCCCCAGACCATCACCAAAGGCGTCAAAACCCTCCTTGAGGAGGCCAATGCCATCGTCGACACCATGTCCATCGACACGGCAAAATCTGCGGTGTCCGATGACGCCTATGTCTTCATCGACCTGCGCGATATCCGCGAACTGCAAGCCAGCGGCATGATTCCTGGCGCATTTTCCTGCCCGCGCGGAATGCTGGAATTCTGGATCGACCCCGACAGCCCCTATCACAAGCCAGTGTTCAATCAGGACAAAACCTATGTGTTCTACTGCGCCAGCGCTTGGCGTTCTGCGCTGGCCGCCAAGGCCGCAATGGAAATGGGCCTAACCCCGGTGATGCATCTTGAGGGCGGGTTTACCGCCTGGAGCAAAGCGGGCGGTGAGATCGCGCAGCGCGACGACTGA
- a CDS encoding aldo/keto reductase: MKMNPLGRTGMEVSQICLGTMTFGTQTGEADAHAQIDAALAAGVNILDTAEMYPVNPISAETIGDSEAIIGNWNARTGRRGEYILATKHSGEGLQAVREGAPITAETIPATIEGSLRRLKTDYIDLYQFHWPNRGSYMFRKNWQYDPGGDDRGEVLDNMAGCLEALKAQVDKGNIRAFGLSNESAWGTAQWLRLAEETGGPRVASIQNEYSLLCRLYDTDLAELSLYEDVGLLAFSPLATGLLTGKYQDGAVPEASRKTLNPELGGRDTDRVYPAVAAYLEIAKRHGLDPVHMALAWCHTRPFMASAIFGATTLAQLQHVLAGADLTLSQEVLEEIDAAHRAHPMPY, encoded by the coding sequence ATGAAGATGAACCCGCTTGGCCGCACCGGCATGGAGGTGTCGCAGATCTGTCTTGGCACCATGACCTTTGGCACCCAGACGGGGGAGGCGGATGCCCATGCGCAGATTGATGCGGCTTTGGCAGCAGGGGTGAATATCCTCGATACGGCGGAAATGTACCCGGTGAACCCGATCAGCGCCGAGACCATCGGTGACAGTGAGGCGATCATCGGCAATTGGAACGCACGTACCGGGCGGCGGGGGGAGTATATCCTTGCCACCAAACACTCCGGTGAAGGGCTGCAGGCGGTGCGGGAGGGCGCGCCGATCACGGCGGAGACCATTCCCGCCACGATCGAAGGATCCTTGCGACGTCTGAAGACCGATTACATCGACCTTTATCAGTTTCATTGGCCAAACCGGGGCAGCTATATGTTCCGCAAGAACTGGCAGTATGATCCGGGCGGCGATGACCGGGGCGAGGTGCTTGACAATATGGCGGGCTGTCTTGAGGCGCTGAAGGCGCAGGTGGATAAGGGCAATATCCGAGCCTTTGGCCTGTCAAACGAAAGCGCCTGGGGTACGGCGCAGTGGTTGCGGCTGGCGGAGGAGACCGGCGGGCCACGGGTGGCATCAATCCAGAACGAATATTCCCTGTTGTGCAGGCTGTACGATACCGATCTGGCGGAGCTGAGCCTTTATGAGGACGTCGGCTTGCTGGCGTTTTCGCCACTGGCAACGGGGTTGCTGACGGGGAAATATCAGGACGGTGCGGTGCCGGAGGCCTCGCGCAAGACGCTGAACCCGGAGCTGGGCGGGCGTGACACGGACCGGGTTTATCCGGCGGTGGCGGCCTATCTGGAGATCGCCAAGCGTCACGGGTTGGATCCGGTGCATATGGCGCTGGCCTGGTGCCACACGCGGCCGTTCATGGCCTCGGCCATTTTTGGGGCGACCACGTTGGCGCAGTTGCAGCATGTGCTGGCGGGGGCGGATCTGACCCTGTCGCAGGAGGTGCTGGAGGAGATTGACGCGGCCCATCGTGCGCATCCCATGCCCTATTGA
- a CDS encoding GlxA family transcriptional regulator produces MKSAKNILQPENQPLKTAVLVLDESNTLSFAAAVDPMRAANRLAGRGAFDWDYVTATSEPAMLTSGLSVPGIPLARLQSCELLIVIAGFQLARHATPSLLAGLRRLAAGGTTIAGIDGGPWLMAEAGLLDGHPATTHWEDLDNFASRFPGVQCRNDRFTLSEGRMTSGGATPAIEMMLHIIGSRHGAGFASRVAGLFLYDGPGSTERPQSRLGSSKHSSLTARANALMEAALDDPKPLREIAEELGTSTRSLQQQFRLRLNTTPQDHYLQLRLAEARRLVTDTDLPIMEVALATGFNSQSSFARAFRTAHGTTARELRQASLTSAAPTRLATSKPLFSQAPLSQGQSPLRQSGPLPRHSTGSY; encoded by the coding sequence ATGAAATCCGCAAAAAACATCCTCCAGCCCGAGAATCAGCCGCTAAAAACGGCTGTTTTGGTGCTTGATGAGAGCAACACCCTGTCCTTCGCCGCGGCTGTCGATCCCATGCGCGCAGCCAATCGGCTGGCCGGTCGTGGCGCCTTCGACTGGGACTATGTCACCGCCACCAGCGAACCTGCGATGCTGACCAGCGGCCTCAGCGTGCCGGGCATCCCGCTGGCGCGCCTGCAAAGCTGCGAATTGCTGATTGTGATCGCCGGTTTCCAACTCGCGCGCCATGCCACCCCCAGCCTGCTGGCCGGCCTGCGCCGTCTGGCGGCGGGTGGGACGACCATTGCCGGCATCGACGGCGGCCCCTGGCTGATGGCTGAGGCCGGTCTTCTGGACGGCCATCCCGCCACCACCCATTGGGAAGATCTGGACAATTTCGCCAGCCGCTTCCCCGGTGTGCAGTGCCGCAATGACCGCTTCACCCTCTCCGAGGGGCGCATGACCTCCGGCGGGGCGACACCCGCGATCGAGATGATGCTGCATATCATCGGCAGCCGCCATGGCGCGGGCTTTGCCTCCCGCGTGGCCGGCCTGTTCCTCTACGATGGCCCCGGCTCCACCGAGCGCCCGCAAAGCCGCCTTGGCAGCTCCAAGCATTCGTCGCTCACCGCACGGGCCAACGCCCTGATGGAGGCCGCGCTGGATGATCCCAAACCGCTGCGCGAGATCGCCGAGGAACTGGGCACCAGCACCCGCAGCCTGCAACAGCAGTTCCGCCTGCGCCTGAACACCACGCCGCAGGACCATTACCTGCAACTGCGTCTGGCTGAGGCCCGCAGGCTGGTCACCGACACCGATCTGCCGATCATGGAGGTGGCGCTGGCGACCGGCTTCAATTCCCAGTCCAGCTTTGCCCGCGCCTTCCGCACCGCCCATGGCACCACAGCGCGCGAATTGCGGCAGGCAAGCCTTACCAGCGCCGCGCCCACACGTCTTGCCACCAGCAAACCGCTGTTCAGTCAGGCGCCGCTATCACAAGGCCAAAGCCCGCTGCGCCAAAGCGGCCCGCTGCCGCGCCATTCCACCGGCTCTTATTGA
- a CDS encoding 3-keto-5-aminohexanoate cleavage protein, which produces MPLNMAKNVFITCAVTGSGGTQDRSPHVPRSPKAIAESAIAAAKAGAAIVHCHVRDPETGAPSRDLALYREVTDRIRESDTDVVLNLTAGMGGDMVFGDTENPLPLNEAGTDMIGATARMAHVAECLPEICTLDCGTMNFAEADYVMTNTPGMLRAMGQMMTDLGVKPEIEAFDTGHLWFAKELVKEGVLASPALVQLCMGVPWGAPNDLNTFMAMVNNVPSDWDWSAFSLGRDQMAYVAASVLAGGNVRVGLEDNLWLGKGQLAENWQLVERAGTIIENMGAKLMGPDEVRAQLGLVKRAPVAK; this is translated from the coding sequence ATGCCTCTGAATATGGCCAAAAACGTCTTTATCACCTGCGCTGTCACCGGCTCTGGCGGCACCCAGGATCGCAGCCCGCATGTGCCCAGATCGCCCAAGGCGATTGCCGAGAGCGCCATTGCGGCGGCCAAAGCCGGGGCGGCGATTGTCCATTGCCATGTGCGTGACCCAGAGACCGGCGCGCCCTCGCGCGATCTGGCGCTTTACCGTGAAGTGACCGACCGGATCCGCGAGAGCGACACCGATGTTGTGCTGAACCTCACTGCTGGCATGGGCGGTGACATGGTGTTTGGCGATACCGAAAATCCTCTGCCGCTGAATGAGGCGGGCACCGATATGATTGGCGCCACGGCCCGAATGGCGCATGTGGCCGAATGCCTGCCGGAGATCTGCACGCTGGATTGCGGCACGATGAACTTTGCCGAGGCAGACTACGTGATGACAAACACGCCGGGCATGCTGCGGGCGATGGGTCAGATGATGACCGATCTGGGCGTGAAGCCGGAGATCGAAGCCTTTGACACCGGCCATCTGTGGTTCGCCAAGGAACTGGTGAAGGAAGGCGTGTTGGCCAGCCCCGCTCTGGTCCAGCTGTGCATGGGGGTGCCTTGGGGCGCGCCCAATGACCTCAACACCTTCATGGCGATGGTGAACAATGTGCCGAGCGATTGGGATTGGTCCGCGTTCTCGCTGGGGCGTGATCAAATGGCCTATGTTGCGGCCTCCGTCTTGGCGGGGGGCAACGTGCGGGTTGGGCTTGAGGACAACCTGTGGCTTGGCAAAGGGCAGTTGGCGGAAAACTGGCAACTGGTCGAACGGGCGGGCACCATCATTGAGAATATGGGGGCCAAGCTGATGGGGCCGGATGAGGTGCGCGCACAGCTGGGGCTGGTCAAACGCGCGCCGGTGGCGAAGTAG
- a CDS encoding DUF1203 domain-containing protein: protein MKLHFFGLPSAAVEAIHRTGLDSYGDPVERHPSAEEGGMPCRHCLQHVPTGKPFLALAHRPFAGRNPFTETGPIYLCDPLCAPAAPSPEVPAFLTAPQYILRGYDSDERIIYGTGAVTPRTELTAYAEELLSRDDIAFVDLRSASNNCFLCRIHRAD, encoded by the coding sequence ATGAAACTTCATTTTTTCGGATTGCCCAGCGCGGCAGTCGAAGCGATCCACCGCACAGGGCTTGATAGCTATGGCGACCCGGTTGAGCGCCATCCCAGCGCCGAAGAGGGCGGCATGCCCTGTCGCCACTGTTTGCAGCACGTGCCCACAGGCAAGCCGTTTCTGGCGCTGGCGCATCGCCCCTTTGCCGGGCGCAACCCCTTTACGGAAACCGGACCGATCTATCTCTGCGATCCGCTCTGCGCGCCCGCCGCGCCCTCGCCAGAGGTGCCCGCCTTCCTCACCGCCCCTCAGTATATCCTGCGCGGCTATGACTCGGATGAGAGGATCATCTACGGCACGGGCGCGGTGACACCGCGCACCGAACTCACGGCCTATGCCGAAGAGCTGCTGTCGCGCGATGACATCGCCTTTGTCGATCTGCGCAGCGCCAGCAACAACTGCTTTCTCTGCCGCATTCACCGCGCAGACTGA